The DNA sequence ATTTCCTCCATAGGTTGAATCACACCGATTTCATTGTTCACTGCCATAACTGAGACCAGTCCGGTATCGGGCCGGATCGCGGCCCGGAGCTGGTCCAGGTCGATGAGCCCGTCGGGCTTCACCGGAAGGTAGGTGATGTCGAAACCCTCCTGCTGGAGATGGCGGCAGGAGTCGAGGACGCACTTGTGCTCCGTCTGGGTGGTGATGACGTGGCGCTTCTTGTCCTTGTAGAAGTGCATGACGCCCTTGACGGAGATGTTGTTGCACTCGGTGGCGCCGGAGGTGAAGACGATCTCCTTGGGGGACGCGCCGATTAAGTCGGCGACCTGGGCGCGGGCGGCTTCGACGGCGGAGTCGGATTCCCAGCCGTACATGTGGGTCCGGGAGTGGGGGTTGCCGTAGCGGGTGAGGTAGTAGGGGAGCATGGCGTCGACGACTCTGGGGTCCACCGGCGACGTGGCCTGCATGTCAAGGTAGAGCGGCCGGCCGGAGATTTTGACCCCCTTCATATAAACCCCATCGGCGGCCTCCTCGTACGGCTCGACGGCGGCCGCGGCGGTGGAGGCGGCGCGGAAGAAGGAGGAGGGTTTGGAAATGGGGGCATGGGGAGTTAGGGTTTTGCGGAGAGCTGAAGCTAGAAGCTTCGAAGCCATGTTTGGGTTTTTTGGGGGGTTTGGTTTCCGTCTCTGTGCGGCAAAGGGGTTTCAGTATAGAAAGCTTCACCGACTTTGTTCAAGATGAAAGTGAACACGTGGGAGGTTGTGAACCCTGGGTTACTAAAACGGTAACGTTTTATAGATTTGGTCCCTCTGGGACACGTCTCGCTTTGCTTTAAATAACACCAAAGACTCGAtctttttcacttcttttctACACCTTTTTGCACACCCAGATTTCAGATCCAAAATTTAGGTGTGGGAAGAAGGAGATTGAAGAAGATACACTAACCAGAACCCATTGCTTCCAATCCTTCATCTCTTCAAAAACCCACCTTGTGTTTAGTACAAAAGGTGGAGTCTTTATAGTTTAACTACCGCCATTGTTCGCGTACTTCCAAATATTTTCAGTTTTCGTAACTTCccttaccaaaaccaaaaaaggGTTTACTTTTTAGGCTTGGCAGAATCCAAGGGCCTGGAGGTTCTTCTGGTATGTCTTTTCCGTACTAATATTTCACTCTTCCCTTTGACATTGTGAGATTTTGCCAAATGTTGCTGGAATTGGAATTGCTGCAATTGGATTTGGTGTTGTGCATGTTTAGATCTGAGTTTTGCTCTGCTTGCTGTAACTGTTATTTAGTGCTGTAATTGCAATTACTAGAAGTGGGACTTTGTTTTGGATTGATTTAGTTGGAGAGTGTATGTTTGTGGGTGAACTCAAGTGGATTTTATTAAGGATTttgaaaattctcattggtgagAACAATGTCAAACAAGGTGGATGGGATGTTGTTTATGGGGTTGCTAGTTGGGTTTCGGTTATGGTCTAGTTGAATCATGGTGCTTGGCTAAAGTTTGATGTGCACAGTTTATGCTAAATTCTCTTACGCTTTTCTTCTGCCATGATATGTAGATAAGCTTAAGTGAACATGTATTTGGTTCGCTGATTCTTGATTTTTGAAACTAAGAAATGTACAATGTATGTGTTTCTTTGAGTTGAAGGGAAAATTGTATTTTTGTTTCCCTTTTCTGATTACAAGCATTGAACTTTTAGCAGGTGTTATAAAGAGGATATATAGGTTGAACCTTGAAGATATTCAGGATGTTCAAGCTATCTCCTCGCAGGAACCCGAGATCTAAAGGTTTCAAGGTGAAGCATGTACTACAAATATGTCTTTTGGCGGGTGTCTGCATCTGGCTAGTTTACCAAGTCAAGCAGTCTCAAGTCAAGAAATCACAGTTGGCTGCAAGCATAAAAGATGGCAATGGAATTGTAAATTTAGGAAGAAAGGCCCTCAACCCTCTTCGGGAGGAAACTGTTGTTGAAGATGCAAGgcacaaggaggaggaggaagaagaagaaaacaggaATGTGGAAGAGCCAAACAAGCCTGTAGAGATCGATAATGTTGGAGGAGGCAGTGGAGAAGACCAGATAAATGAAAATGATCAGCCTAAAGTTGAAGAAACGAGGGATGATCATGTTGATTCAGTAGAAGGAGATAAAGAAACGGAAGTGACAAGAGAGACTATTAATGAGGAGGGCACTGTGAATGAAGATGAACAGATCAAGGATGATGTGGATGGAAACACAAAGAATGAAGATGTCAAAGAGAATGAGACTGAGGAGAGCAATGAAAGGGTAACTGAAGAGGTCAAAGAGAAAGAAAGTGAAGAGGTGAAGGAGACTGAAGtgaccaaagaaaaagaaggtgaagaggtgaAGGAGAATGAAGAGACCAAGGAGGAAGGAACATCGGAGGAGAGTCAAGGGGAGGTCAATAAGGAGGAGGGGGAAGAGCACAATGAGACAGATAAAGAAAAGGAGGCAGAAGAGAAGGAAGGTGATAAGATTGAACAGGTGATTTTAGCTGATGACCGGCTTCAAGATGGAGGTGAAAAACATAATGAGGAGGCAAGAGAAGAGCATTACAAGGCTGATGATGCTTCCAGTGCTGTGGCTCATGAAACTCAAAATGTATCAGCCAATAATGAACAAGGTGGTTCAGAAAACACTAATGAATCAGAGCAGTCAGTTGACAAAGAAAAGCAGGAGTTTGAGCGGGAGAACAATGCAAATAGCACTGTAGTGGATACAGACCAAAACAAGTCGGTCTCAAATGGGGAAGCAGTGGAAAGCGGTGAAAAGAATGATACTAATAATGCTACCGTAACCAAAGTGGTTTCTGAGGGTAATCCTTCTGAAACAGAGAATGGTTCTAAATCCAGTTCAACACTGGCCACAGAATCATTAGAGCAGCAGCAAGTGGACACCAAAAAAGATGAGTCTGCTCAGCAAACTGTTGTCACAGAGTACACTGAGAGATCTGATGTAGCTGCTAACAGTGGGCAACAAGACTCCACAACTGAGAAGGGAGATACAACTAATGGAGAATCCAAAAAAGATGACTCCGCTCAGCAAAATGTTGTCACAGAGCAAACCGAGAGATCTGATGTAGCTGCTAACAGTGAGCAACAAGACTCTGGCACAACAGCTTCCACCACAACTCAGAAGGGAGATACAACTAATGGAGAATCCACAGATACTTCTACTAATTCTGAATCAGTTGTGACAGATAATCAGATTGTCAACTCCAATACATCTACAGAAAAAGAGAGTGGTTCTGCATCTTCAGACATGAACATTGTTCAAAAGACAAATAGTGACACTGTGGAAGAAGGAACACAAGAAAGTATACTTACGCAGAAAACAAATGACAATGTAGATAATGGTGCAGGGCAACAAGTTGATTCTTCTAATTCTACAGAACAGCAAGAGAAAGATGCATCCTCAAGCACAGATAACAAATCTGATGCAGGCCAGAATGAAAATGACAGTGCTGTTCAGAACAACACAAACGACAATGCAAATAGCAATGGCAATACGGATGCAAACCATGGAGAATCAGGTGACTCTTCCAATTCTTCTGTATCACAAGAGAAAGAGGCATCTCAAAACACAGATAGTAATGCTGATTCAGAACAGAAAGAGAATGAGAATGTTGTTCAAAGCAATACTGATGACAATGCAGATGCGGGCCAAAAGGAATCAGTTAATACTTCAGTATTCTCAGACACCAATGCTGAGACGGGGGATAGTCAAAAGGAGAATGTCGCTCAGAGCAATGCAAATGAGAATGTGGTCCAGAGCAACACAAATGAGAATGTCGTTCAGAGCAACACAAATGAGAATGTCGTTCAGAGCAACGCAAATGAGAATGTGGTCCAGAGCAACACAAATGAGAATGTCGTTCAGAGCAATGAAGCTTCAACAAGCACAAATGACAACACTGAGGCACAGAATGTCAATGTTGATTCTTCAAATTCTTCGATCcctgaagaagagaaaaaggctCGTATAGACCTGGACACTTTGCCAGAAAGCAAAGTTGATGCTGCAGTGTGACACACTTGGTCACTGTTTATTGAACACGCCTGTATGTCAATTTGTTTTTCGTCTTTTTCTTCCAAGGTAATTAGGGATAATTGTAATGTTCTTTGTTCATTATATTTCATTGTGATTATAGTGCTAAAGATTAAATATCAATCAACTTTCAAGGTGCTGTTTGAGTTGTAAATTCTACGTTTTGAGAATGCACAATTTGGatgctgtttttctttttctatcttCTGAAGTTTGTCTTCAATCTTTCATTTCAATATTTGATTCCTCTGTTTGGTGCTAATGCTCTAAATCATCGCATATGCTTTTCAAGATGTTCAATGCGTCATCAAAGTCTTGCTTCATAGCCTAAAGggtgctctctctctcaagaTCTTTGTTTGACAGATGCGCAGTGGAACCGACTGACCCCTATCTAAGCAGAGACTTGAGAAAATTGACACTCGAGCATATTCAACTTGACATGAAAATAATGTCTGAACCGAGTTAGGGAAGGAGAAATTACTTGGATTGTAAGACAAAATACTGagatagggaaggagaaattaCTTGATTGTGGACATTAGAtctcaaaaggaaaagaaatccaAACATGTACACTTCTCCTTCCTTTTCCGTTCTTGGTGGTTGAGCAATTTTGCATATTTGCCTGATTTTCATCCTCTTTCACCactaataaatttataattaaaattctGGTCTGGTCTGGTACATGATTTTGGCTTCAAAATTGTTAATGGTGGAATTTGTGCTGGGCATGACTGGGTGACCAATGCAGGGTATGTGGAACATATTAATAAATGAATTGCCCAAGCTAGTCACAAAACATTCCCATCAAGTGATATAATCAGTCAACTAAAAGGAGACAACCCATCAAAACCATCTTATTTTTGTGTGCTAATGATTACAAGCAAGAGACTGAACAATTTGACAAAAGGTCTTGATCCAGATTTCATAATGCAAAATAAGAGCAGGCATTGATATCCAACAATTCCAAGAGAGCCAGCCTGACTCTGTTTTGACATGAAAAAGAACGAGAATTATTCCAAATGGTATCTCACTGAAATGTGCCACAATCCAGCTTAATGGTGGTCTTCGTGCTTGGCTTCAAATAGGCCATCAGGACCTGTATACCACAGAGAAGACACATTAGATATCAGTACATTGCTTCAGACAATCTTAGGTAGAAGAAtagaaagaaacagaaaaactaAAGAACATGTAGAACAGAAATTTTTCTCATGAACCTTTTAGGACATGAACATTGCTTAAAAGgataaattttttactttctctGCATTAAATTTGGAGAGCAGAGTGTTTaatgttattgatttaaggGGCAACTTTGGAAATTCAAGTTTCAAAATATGAGTGGGAGTGCAGGTAAGAATGAGTGTAGATTTCACaatccttttccttttttataaGCTGTTTGTCTCTGAGGATATTGAGATTTTGAAACACAACCAACATCACAAAAATTGTAGAGAGAAAAGTGCGCCAGTTTCGCAAGCAGTACTACTGACCACAGGAGCAATTTAACTTATTGTTGgttttttgatcaaaaaaaaaaaacttattgttGGTTTTGGTATAGGGCTCATATATTGTTCATCTATTTGAGATTAATACAGAAATATGTGATATCCGAGTCATCCTAATGGTTAAAATGGAATAtgtcatattatttttattGCCAATTCTACCAATTCACCAACCCTGAATCTATTTGAAAACCTCAGCAATAGGGGCCACATCACACACTGGCCTCCATTCAACAACATAAATTCATAGAAAGGAAAACAGTTCAGACATTTCATTCCAATGCCAACCTAACCCACATAGAGACTTCGTGTTCTTCATTAGACAAACGGACCAATGGTTAGTGAAAACCTAAAGCAACAACTGATAGCTAAAGGAAATGCCATATAGTTGTCACACATAGTTTAAAAGAAACTTCAAACAAAACAAGTACCCCTGAAAACCCCAGTTACTTTAAACACAGAATCCATCTTAGGAGAAGATTGAAATTTTGGATGTTGTTTATTACATGAGTCAACAATTTAAATCTAACCAATGTTAACAGTAAAGAAAAACACAGAGAGAGTCCACTTGGTCAATAGAAGATAACTATAAATACAGGGAAATGATAATGTTCAGAAGCATACCCCATGGGAACTCCTTGTTGCGAATGCGCAAATATGGGTACGGCTGCAAACATACACAATACAGGATGCGAATTATTACCAAAACCTAAAGGTGAAGGTGTAAAGCATACCAAAGAATCTAAATTGCGACAATAAATTAGAATACAACAATCTAAACATAGACAGCATGGCATAACACTCTAAAAATACAAAGAATTATTCACAAAGCTCGAGAAGAGAGCTCACAGGAGGTGTTTCATAGTGATGATGGCCCTTCGACAGAATGTAAACGGCTAGCCCAGTGCATGAAATAATGCCTAAATATGTTATCTTCTCCCACTTGGCCGTCTCATCTGAAAAAGTTAAACAATCAGATCAAAcaaaattgcaaaaacaaaacaattcggCAGCCcattgatatatattttttttctacaAACCCTAATGCACCTCAAAGTTTCATATGTCTTTGTCAATATCAATACGCAACTCAAATTCAAGCTAAAGAGAAAAAGGAGCTTTCAATTCAATCAATGCGTTGATAGGATCCCCAAATTTTCATATAATTATCAAACATTTCCACACTATCCATATCGAACAAAATATTATCAAACAGAAAACCCTAATCATGTTAATCGAACTCTCAGATTCACAAAATTTCAGGattcaaataaaaataaaaactagccCAATATCAAATTCGAATAAGCATGAATATGTGCGCGTGGAGCTGTGActattggagagagagagagagagagagagagagagagagagagagattggagATTACAAGCATCGTCGTGACcggcggaggaggagaaggagcgCTTGGGAGGCGCAGAAGACCGAGAGCCACCGCGCAGGGCGGTTCGGAGCGCACCAGATCGGAGCATCGCCATCGCCATTTTCTATCTCTGAGCAGCTCGCGTTCAGTATTCTGTTATTTCCAGACGGAAAACAAAGCGTGGAAATGCGACCCTGAAACCCCTTTTGTTTTCAGAAGAGGGAGCAATGGCCCAGCTTGTTACAACATGGGCTTCTGGCAATTAGAGTTGGAAGCCCATAACGAAtgccttaaaaataaaaacttgagGGCTGTGGTCTCGTTTATTTTACGCATTAAGGTATTAGAACACGTAATGGTGGAGATCTTTTGCAAATTGTCTACTAGAACACTCTTGATCACGGTTTGTGCGCGCAAACTTGGCGTTGTTGGTTTTCAGACCCTCAGTTCTCCAAAGACCTATTTTCAAGGCCTTTTCATCCACTGGGTCAGGTTAACGAATTTCGTCCCTCGAAGTACCTACTTTTTGGTCAATACAAGGCCTAGCCCAAAGGTCCCATTGAAGCTGCAGAAGCTTTCTGCCAGATATCCCCGAGTATGTTGAACTTGTGGGGTTCATGCAATGTGTTCAAGAGCTACGATGCGTTCTCGTCGGTGGCGAAGTCCAACAGAGGTCGTTGCACGTTCTTCTTCATGAAATGGTGATGGTCGACAACATAAACAATGAGCTAGACGAGACGCTGAACTCGATATCGGTGCCTGATGAAGTCGAGCGTCATGAAATGAGCGAAATTAGTCTCCGAAATCTTGACCGGAGCCAAAGGCACGATTGCCGAAGCAACCAGTATTGGAGCCAAGCTCAAGGTCTGCAAGGGAAGGAAGGGGAGAGATGCAAAGGAAAAGGTGGACGGCTGAGAAGAGAACTAATTATGAGCTGGAACTGCGCCAGCTCCGCACATGAATCGACGGCGGTCGGAAAGGACATGACCTTTTTAAACTTGGAGACGGTGTGGTCGGCGAGGTCAGCACAATCCAAGTGAGAAAAGAGTTTGTTAGTCGGTATTGTTGGAACTTGTGGGACTAATTGCAGGCACACTCGGGCCGACACATGTGCTGCCAATCCTCTTTGAGTTGTAGCACGCTCTGAAAGGCGCTACGGATTTCCCCCACATGGAAGAAAATTTTGAGGATTATGGCTTTTATAAGACCACATCATTCCAAACAAGTAAATGGATGACAAAGCCTAGAAGTGAGCTTTGGTGGCTTTGGTGGGCTTTTCCTATTGGGTTTCCCATAGGAATagcatatatataaaagttaAAGATGGGTCTTGAGCGAACTAGATGAAGAAATCTACATGGAACAACCCGAAGGGTTTATTGTTAAAGGTCAAGAAAATAAAGTGTGTAAATTGGTTAAGTCACTTTACGGACTTAAACAAGCTCCCAAGCAATGGCATTTGAAATTTGATAATACACTATTATCAAATGGATTCAAAATTAATGAATATGACAAATGTGTCTATGTTAAAGAATGTAGAAACGCATTTGTCATTGTATGCTtatatgtggacgacatgctcaTTATGGGAACAAGTAAGGATGTAattaatcaaacaaagaaaatgttgcATTCCTcctttgatatgaaagatatgGGAATTCTTGGTATTCGAATTAAAAGGAATTCAGATGGTTACATACTTACTCAATATCATTATATAGAAAAGGTCCTTAGAAAATTTGGACACTATGATGATAGGCCGGTTGTTTCTCCATTTGATCCTTCTAGTCATCTTCAGAAAAATCAAGGTGATGGTGTGTCTCAATTGGAGTATACACAAGTTCTTGGAAGCTTAATGTACTTAATGAATTGTACAAGACTGAATTTGGCATATAGTTTAAGTCGACTTAGTAGGTACTCAAGCAATTCGGGAAAAGAACATTGGATTGCCTTAGTAAGAATCTTACGATATCTAAAGCATACAATAGACTATGGGTTGCATTATACCAAATATCCTACCGTATTAGAAGGGTACTGTAACGCAAATTGGATTTCCAATAATTCAGATAGTAAGTCCACAAGTGGGTATGTATTTACACTTGGAAGTGCTGCCGTATCTTGGAAATCATCGAAACAAACTGTGAATACACATTCAACAATGGAAGCAGAATTTGTAGCCTTAGATAAAGCCGCCGAAGAAGCGGAATGGCTTAAAAATTTCCTAGAAGGTATTCCATTATGGCCAATGCCTGTCACGGTCATTTGCATACATTGTGATAGTATGGCTGCTCTTACAAGAGCAAATAACCAAATCTACAATGGCAAATCAAGGCATATAAAGCGACGTCACAAAACAATACGAGACTTGCTCAAAAATGGAATCATTTCCATTGACTATGTAAAATCAAAGGAAAATATAGTGGATCCTTTGACTAAAGGCCTTAATAGAGAGCAAGTACTATTTACATCGAGGGGAATGAGCTTAAAGCCAATACAATGAGTCACTACTTGGCGGAAACCTAACCTAGCAACATTGGAGATCCCATGGTCTAGGTTCAATAGGCAAACTAGTTGGGGAAGACTCACGATGCATAACACACACTAATATGCTCATTCCTAAGATGAAACAAAGTGTGTATTCCGTTGACGATTAAGGGGTGAATATTAATATATTCTTAATAATGCTAATAGTTTTTAAGTGGGATAGTACAGACTATTCTTAATTGGCATTACCTATATGAGACTGATGTGGGGTCGCATCAATGAGAATCGACATGGCTAAGTTCTCTAAAACTCTTATGAAGTAAGGATTTGTTCAGgaccaaaatgaacacaaccGTAAGAATTTGAAATATGTATAGATATGATATGTGTGATACTTATTGTCTCGGTTTACAACAAAACGTGAATAGTTCAAGATTTGCGTTCACTACTTCACAAAGTGAATCCGATAAGTATTCACTACGAAAGGTTCAAGTCCACAAGACACCTTTTCTGATGCATCTCCTATCCAAGTTCTCCAACGTAACGATAGGTTCCTAACTCtcttattttctattcaaaTGTGGGCTATTGGTTTGAGTTTGAATAGAAAATGTGGGGTATTGTTGGAACTTGTGGGACTTTagtcccacatggaagaaaatTTTGAGGGTTATGGCCTTTATAAGACCACATCATTCCAAACAAATAAATAGATGACAAAGCCTAGAAGTGGGCTTTGGTGGCTTTGGTGGGCTTTTCCTATTGGGTTTCCAATAGgaatagtatatatatatatatataagtcaaagatgggccttaggccttggggctcttttgactaaatatgattttattttttgaatttttattcaatTATTCAGATAAAATCGAACAGTTGCAATCGGATGAAATCAAACAACGATGAAACTGCCGACGCAACTATTCGCTTTGGCTTCTATATATGGACGAACCAAGGTCGTCATTCATCATCGaaaatcctcttcttcttcttcctcctaaaTCTTTTCTAAGATAAACATAAAGTAAAATTCGCCAGGATTAAGTTCTTGTGCAAGAACTTGACCAGATAGTTGTATCCTCTAGATAGACGTCGGAAAACTACAGCACAAGTGGGGGcgaatttctgtcttaggtcACTGCGTTGCAAGCCTCTATCTgatcaagttagtgaattaAATTTCTGTTCAAAACTATTTGATCTCAattttgtttattagttgttatatagatttttttttttattcatatatataattatattgtTCGTTACAAGCATATACTGATTTGTTCTAACAATCTAAGACAGAAATTCAAGATGGATCAATCAGGATCTACTGTGAAAAATCATGTGGAGAAACCTGAGAAATTCAAGGGTTTGGATTTCAAACGCTGGCAACAGAAGATGTTGTTCTATTTGACAACTCTTCATGTAGCAGATGTTTTCACAACCGAGGCTCCAAAGGCTCTTCCCGAATGAGATGGAGAGAATGTTTCAACTGTTGCTCAAAAGGCCGAAAATCAGAGGGCCATTGTTGCTTGGGCAAGCAATGAGTTTCTGTGCAGGAACTATATTCTCAATGCCTTAGACGATTCCTTGTATGACATTTACTTATCCTTCAAAACAGCAAGGGAATTGTGGGAGTTGTTGGACAACAAGTACAAGACTGAAGTTGCATGTTCAAAGAAGTTTGTCATTGGCAAGTTTCTGAACTACAAGATGGTCGATGCCAGGTCTGTTGTTAAGCAAGTGGAGGAACTCCAAGTCATTGTTCATGAGTTAGATGAAGAAGGTATGGGACTAAACTCGAATTTTCTTGTTGGTTCTGTTATTGAAAAGTTACCTCCTTCATGGAAAGATTTCAAAGTTTATCTGAAACACCTAACTGAGGACATGAATTTTGAGCAATTGGTTCTGAAACTTCGTGTTGAAGAGGACCACCGGAAAAATGAAAGGGTTGATGCTACTTCTATGGAGCCAACTGCTAACATGATTGGAAGGAGTCCATCAAAGGCTAAGTTTCATAAAAACAAGGGCAAGAACGCTGCTGCCAAATCAACTCTTGATGTTGCTGCAAAGAAGCCACTCACCCCACAAAAGAACAAGGCCTTCAAAAAGCCACAAACTGGAGGTTGTTGGGTGTGTGGCAAACTAGGGCATAGAGCAAAAGAGTGTCGCTTCAAGAAAGATCAAGGAGGTGGAGGTTTTGGAAGTTCCAACAACCTAGCAAACCTTGCTGAAGATCAATTCATTGCTGAGGCAAATCTAGTGACTAATTCAACCGATTGGTGGATTGATATGGGTGCTACAAGGCACGTATGCTCTGCAAAGGAGATGTTCACTTCATACCAACCAATCAAGGAAAGAGAACCTCTGTTCATGGGGAATGCCACAACTGCCAAAGTTGAAGGAAAAGGGAAAGTGATTCTCAAATTTACTTCGGGAAAAGATCTTGTACTCACTAATGTACTTCATGTGCCTAAAATCTGTAAGAACCTAGTGTCTGGTCCTGTTCTAAGCAACATGGGAATCAAACTAGTGTTCGAATCTGACAAATTTAGACTCACCAAAGGTCAGGTGTATGTAGGGAAGGGTTACCTTAGTGAAGGGCTTTTTAAACTAAATGTTGTACCTATTATGGatgctattattaataataataatgcagGCACTAGCACTGCTTCTATGTACATGATTGAGTCCTCTTCTTTATGGCATTCTAGGTTAGGCCATGTTAATTTTTGCTCtttacaaggaatggtaaattTAGGCATGCTGCCAAAGTGTTCAATGAACAAAATGACTAAGTGTGAAATCTGTATTGAATCAAAATATGCAGATCGTTCTCATAAATCTGTAGAGAAATCCAATGAAGTACTTAGTTTAATTCATAGtgatttgtgtaattttaaatCAACTCCAACTCGTGGAGGAATGAACTATTACATATCATTCATAGATGATTGCAGTAAGTATTGTTATGTATATTTGATACATAGCAAAGATGAGGCTTTAAATATGTTCAAAACATACAAAGCAGAAGTTGAGAATCAACTTGAGAAAACTATAAAGATTCTAAGGTCTAATAGACGTGGAGAGCATGAATCCAAAGACTTTGCAGAATTTTGTTCTTCTCATGGAATTGTGCATCAAATTACAGCGCCATatactccacaacaaaatggagttgcCAAACGAAAGAATAGAACATTGAAGAATATGATAAATTTAATGTTAATTAGTTCGGGAGC is a window from the Rosa chinensis cultivar Old Blush chromosome 2, RchiOBHm-V2, whole genome shotgun sequence genome containing:
- the LOC112187527 gene encoding cytochrome c oxidase subunit 6a, mitochondrial codes for the protein MAMAMLRSGALRTALRGGSRSSAPPKRSFSSSAGHDDAYETAKWEKITYLGIISCTGLAVYILSKGHHHYETPPPYPYLRIRNKEFPWGPDGLFEAKHEDHH
- the LOC112187525 gene encoding dentin sialophosphoprotein, whose protein sequence is MFKLSPRRNPRSKGFKVKHVLQICLLAGVCIWLVYQVKQSQVKKSQLAASIKDGNGIVNLGRKALNPLREETVVEDARHKEEEEEEENRNVEEPNKPVEIDNVGGGSGEDQINENDQPKVEETRDDHVDSVEGDKETEVTRETINEEGTVNEDEQIKDDVDGNTKNEDVKENETEESNERVTEEVKEKESEEVKETEVTKEKEGEEVKENEETKEEGTSEESQGEVNKEEGEEHNETDKEKEAEEKEGDKIEQVILADDRLQDGGEKHNEEAREEHYKADDASSAVAHETQNVSANNEQGGSENTNESEQSVDKEKQEFERENNANSTVVDTDQNKSVSNGEAVESGEKNDTNNATVTKVVSEGNPSETENGSKSSSTLATESLEQQQVDTKKDESAQQTVVTEYTERSDVAANSGQQDSTTEKGDTTNGESKKDDSAQQNVVTEQTERSDVAANSEQQDSGTTASTTTQKGDTTNGESTDTSTNSESVVTDNQIVNSNTSTEKESGSASSDMNIVQKTNSDTVEEGTQESILTQKTNDNVDNGAGQQVDSSNSTEQQEKDASSSTDNKSDAGQNENDSAVQNNTNDNANSNGNTDANHGESGDSSNSSVSQEKEASQNTDSNADSEQKENENVVQSNTDDNADAGQKESVNTSVFSDTNAETGDSQKENVAQSNANENVVQSNTNENVVQSNTNENVVQSNANENVVQSNTNENVVQSNEASTSTNDNTEAQNVNVDSSNSSIPEEEKKARIDLDTLPESKVDAAV